A window of the Cryptosporangium phraense genome harbors these coding sequences:
- a CDS encoding enoyl-CoA hydratase-related protein: MSSFNGLTQRVWCELRERGHSVAVEFARDEESITDAARRADPQLILCPFLKERVPTEVWQKWPTVIVHPGPVGDRGPSSLDWAITDGVREWGVTALQAVDEMDAGPVWASRTFPLPTDPPTKSSLYNGPVADAAMSCIAEVLTKVGDPDFRPTPPEELAKTRTRPTMRQTDRAFRWDEPADAIVRRIRAADGAPGVRTEVAGVRVSAFDASVGPRQSDPPGTVVASRDGAVLVAAGTGSVWLGHLKLLADVSPAGKKPIKLPAATVLADHLPPGLASPTTVAVKANQGVHYLRRGEVGYVVLDCYNGALSTNGCNQALHALRHAARQDTRAIVVRGGDGPFCNGIHLNEIEAAKSPAAEAWANITAINDVCRELITNRGQVMIAAFSGSAGAGGVMLALGADLVVARDGVVLNPYYEMGLTGSELHTYTLPRRVGPDAAKRLLRDALPVGTAEAKRLGLVDEVGPRDPVRFSGWLHEVALRYRDRELRERTLRRKAETLDRDLSARPLDAYEACELGEMAQDMFDDRHGFAAARRAFVGKEAPERTPAKLALHRAPGFVRG; this comes from the coding sequence GTGTCGTCCTTCAACGGACTCACGCAACGGGTCTGGTGCGAACTCCGCGAACGGGGCCATTCGGTAGCCGTCGAGTTCGCCCGGGACGAAGAGTCGATCACGGATGCGGCCCGCCGCGCGGACCCGCAGCTGATCCTCTGCCCGTTCCTGAAGGAACGCGTCCCCACCGAGGTCTGGCAGAAGTGGCCGACCGTGATCGTCCACCCCGGTCCGGTCGGTGACCGCGGACCGTCCAGCTTGGACTGGGCGATCACCGACGGCGTCCGCGAGTGGGGCGTCACCGCCCTGCAGGCGGTCGACGAGATGGACGCCGGCCCGGTCTGGGCCTCCCGCACGTTCCCGCTCCCGACGGACCCGCCGACGAAATCGAGCCTCTACAACGGCCCGGTCGCCGACGCCGCGATGAGCTGCATCGCCGAGGTGCTCACGAAGGTCGGCGACCCGGACTTCCGCCCCACCCCGCCCGAAGAACTCGCCAAGACGCGGACCAGACCCACGATGCGCCAGACCGACCGGGCGTTCCGCTGGGACGAACCCGCCGACGCCATCGTCCGCAGGATCCGCGCCGCCGACGGTGCGCCGGGCGTCCGGACCGAGGTGGCCGGCGTCCGCGTCTCGGCCTTCGACGCCTCCGTCGGTCCGCGTCAGTCGGACCCGCCGGGCACGGTCGTCGCGTCCCGCGACGGCGCGGTCCTCGTCGCGGCCGGTACCGGCAGCGTCTGGCTGGGCCACCTCAAACTTCTGGCGGACGTCTCACCAGCCGGCAAAAAACCGATCAAACTACCCGCGGCCACCGTTCTCGCCGATCATCTCCCCCCGGGCCTGGCCTCGCCGACGACCGTCGCGGTCAAAGCGAACCAGGGTGTGCACTACCTGCGCCGCGGCGAGGTCGGATACGTCGTCCTGGACTGCTACAACGGCGCGCTCTCGACCAACGGGTGCAACCAGGCCCTGCACGCGCTCCGGCACGCCGCCCGGCAGGACACCAGAGCCATCGTCGTGCGGGGCGGCGACGGGCCGTTCTGCAACGGCATCCACCTGAACGAGATCGAAGCGGCCAAGAGCCCGGCCGCCGAGGCTTGGGCGAACATCACCGCGATCAACGACGTGTGCCGTGAGCTGATCACCAACCGCGGCCAGGTCATGATCGCCGCGTTCAGCGGGAGCGCGGGCGCCGGCGGGGTGATGCTGGCGCTGGGGGCCGACCTGGTCGTCGCCCGCGACGGCGTCGTGCTCAACCCGTACTACGAGATGGGGCTCACCGGCTCCGAGCTGCACACCTACACGCTGCCCCGCCGGGTCGGCCCGGACGCGGCGAAACGACTGCTCAGGGACGCCCTGCCGGTCGGCACGGCCGAGGCAAAGCGACTCGGCCTGGTCGACGAGGTCGGGCCGCGGGATCCGGTCCGGTTCAGCGGTTGGCTACACGAGGTCGCGCTGCGGTACCGGGATCGTGAGCTGCGCGAACGGACGCTGCGCCGGAAGGCCGAGACGCTCGACCGCGACCTGTCGGCCCGGCCGCTGGACGCGTACGAGGCGTGCGAGCTGGGCGAGATGGCACAGGACATGTTCGACGACCGGCACGGGTTCGCGGCCGCCCGGCGGGCCTTCGTCGGCAAGGAGGCGCCGGAACGCACCCCGGCCAAGCTGGCACTGCATCGAGCCCCGGGGTTCGTCCGGGGCTGA
- a CDS encoding EcsC family protein, which translates to MKSDPGHAPEFLALAAVERFGPEAALWMARTRAAHPYVADRVWVPVIRTRFVRLSRYSGAAAGVTGALGAVVDVGVLAWNQARMVLHIAAALGFDPTHPDRAAELLVIRGLQTKLDAARTAIDVARRQQAPSALAQHLPERVRNFGSGVGLAYGELAWQLARLAGLAAAKKIAMKFVPFAGVPLGAIANSGATKKLAADAVAYYTQARPPRALPPGPASDS; encoded by the coding sequence ATGAAGAGCGACCCCGGCCACGCGCCGGAATTCCTCGCTCTGGCCGCGGTCGAGCGGTTCGGCCCCGAGGCCGCCCTCTGGATGGCTCGAACCCGGGCCGCGCACCCCTACGTCGCCGACCGGGTCTGGGTCCCGGTCATCCGTACCCGATTCGTCCGCCTGTCTCGCTACTCCGGGGCGGCCGCCGGCGTCACCGGCGCGCTCGGCGCGGTGGTGGACGTCGGCGTCCTGGCCTGGAACCAGGCCCGGATGGTGCTGCACATCGCCGCGGCGCTGGGCTTCGACCCCACGCATCCGGATCGTGCGGCCGAACTCCTGGTGATCCGGGGACTGCAGACCAAGCTGGACGCCGCCCGCACGGCCATCGACGTGGCTCGGCGGCAGCAGGCGCCCTCTGCGTTGGCCCAACACCTCCCCGAGAGGGTCCGCAACTTCGGCAGCGGGGTGGGGCTCGCGTACGGCGAACTGGCTTGGCAGCTGGCTCGGCTGGCCGGGCTCGCGGCGGCCAAGAAGATCGCGATGAAGTTCGTGCCGTTCGCCGGCGTGCCGCTGGGCGCGATCGCCAACTCGGGCGCTACGAAGAAGCTCGCCGCCGATGCGGTCGCGTACTACACGCAGGCCCGCCCACCGAGGGCCCTCCCGCCAGGCCCCGCCTCAGACAGTTGA
- a CDS encoding UBP-type zinc finger domain-containing protein — translation MATCVHIDEAKDTQPRANGCEECLKIGGYWVHLRTCLECGHVGCCDSSPNKHASAHFHEDKHPVVRSAEPGESWKWCFVDEVLAP, via the coding sequence TTGGCAACGTGCGTACACATCGATGAAGCGAAGGACACTCAGCCGCGCGCCAACGGCTGCGAGGAATGTCTGAAGATCGGCGGATACTGGGTTCACCTGCGGACCTGTTTGGAATGCGGACACGTCGGCTGCTGCGACTCGTCCCCGAACAAGCACGCGAGCGCCCACTTCCACGAGGACAAGCACCCCGTGGTCCGGTCGGCCGAGCCCGGCGAGAGCTGGAAGTGGTGCTTCGTCGACGAGGTGCTGGCCCCGTAA
- a CDS encoding Na+/H+ antiporter — protein sequence MHFETVDLMAAFGLIIGAATVAGLARRVRIPPPILLVLVGLGVSYIPGVPDYTLNPEIVLALFLPPLLYSAAWSSSSRGFRLNKRPILLMSVGYTLFSTVVVAVTAWALIPGMPLAAAFALGAIVAPPDAVAATAVGRELGMQRRYLQVLQGESLVNDATALTAYKAAVAAAAGGITLLEGGGIFLLAAGGGVVLGGVLGYLLRLLRRHIHTPVLENALNLVVPFLVYLAAESVGASGVLAVVITGLYLGNTATETTPAARLQAGATWEVIDFLLESVVFALIGLQLPAVIDELQGRDVGTVVWWSVAVLVVTILGRFVWVFSTSYLIRALSPAVRARTPSPYWPTPTVSSWAGMRGVVSLAAAFALVADFPERGLILWLTFVVVFGTLVLQGLTLPGLIRRLGVGGQDDMNDRLAEANAQHQAARAATERLDDLVSSAPHPPPAEVVGLLRHYSDYRANSAWERLGGGLSHGGKETPGAAFRRLRQEMLQAQRDTFTKLRNGGELDDEVMREMVRELDLEETMLGRHGDDPSPSFPVSRPAAESSSDGASTV from the coding sequence GTGCACTTCGAGACCGTGGACCTGATGGCTGCGTTCGGACTGATCATCGGCGCGGCTACCGTCGCCGGTCTGGCGCGCCGAGTACGCATCCCCCCGCCGATCCTGCTCGTGCTGGTCGGACTGGGGGTGTCGTACATCCCCGGGGTGCCCGACTACACGCTGAATCCCGAGATCGTGCTCGCGCTGTTCCTGCCGCCGCTGCTGTACTCGGCGGCCTGGAGTTCGTCGTCGCGGGGGTTCCGGCTGAACAAGCGGCCGATCCTGCTGATGTCGGTCGGGTACACGCTCTTCAGCACGGTCGTGGTCGCGGTGACGGCGTGGGCGCTGATCCCCGGGATGCCGCTCGCGGCCGCGTTCGCGCTGGGCGCCATCGTGGCCCCGCCGGACGCGGTGGCGGCGACCGCGGTCGGGCGCGAGCTGGGCATGCAGCGGCGGTACCTGCAGGTGCTGCAGGGCGAGAGCCTGGTCAACGACGCGACCGCGCTGACCGCGTACAAGGCCGCGGTCGCCGCCGCCGCGGGCGGGATCACGCTGTTGGAGGGCGGCGGGATCTTCCTGCTGGCGGCCGGCGGTGGGGTCGTGCTCGGCGGGGTGCTGGGCTATCTCCTGCGGTTGCTGCGACGGCACATCCACACGCCGGTGCTCGAGAATGCGCTGAACCTGGTCGTGCCGTTCCTGGTCTACCTGGCGGCCGAGAGCGTCGGGGCGTCCGGGGTGCTGGCCGTGGTGATCACCGGGTTGTACCTGGGGAACACGGCGACCGAGACGACGCCGGCCGCCCGCCTGCAGGCCGGAGCGACCTGGGAGGTGATCGACTTCCTGCTCGAGTCGGTCGTGTTCGCGCTGATCGGTCTGCAGCTGCCCGCGGTGATCGACGAGCTGCAGGGCCGGGACGTCGGGACGGTCGTGTGGTGGTCGGTGGCGGTCCTGGTCGTGACGATCTTGGGCCGGTTCGTCTGGGTGTTCTCGACGTCGTACCTGATCCGGGCCCTGTCCCCGGCGGTGCGCGCCCGGACGCCGTCGCCGTACTGGCCGACGCCGACCGTGTCGTCGTGGGCCGGGATGCGGGGTGTGGTGTCGCTGGCGGCGGCGTTCGCGCTGGTCGCCGACTTCCCGGAGCGCGGCCTGATCTTGTGGCTGACGTTCGTCGTCGTGTTCGGGACGTTGGTGCTGCAGGGGCTGACGCTGCCGGGGTTGATCCGCCGGTTGGGCGTCGGAGGCCAGGACGACATGAACGACCGGTTGGCCGAGGCCAACGCCCAGCACCAGGCCGCGCGGGCGGCGACCGAGCGGCTGGACGACCTGGTCTCGTCGGCGCCGCACCCGCCGCCGGCCGAGGTCGTGGGGTTGTTGCGGCACTACTCGGATTATCGGGCGAACAGTGCGTGGGAGCGGCTCGGTGGGGGGCTGTCGCACGGCGGGAAGGAGACGCCGGGGGCGGCGTTCCGGCGCTTGCGGCAGGAGATGCTCCAGGCGCAGCGGGACACGTTCACGAAGTTGCGCAACGGAGGGGAGCTGGATGACGAGGTGATGCGGGAGATGGTGCGGGAGTTGGATCTGGAGGAGACGATGTTGGGGCGGCACGGGGATGATCCGAGCCCGAGTTTCCCGGTGTCGAGGCCGGCTGCGGAATCCTCGTCCGACGGGGCATCAACTGTCTGA